The Mus musculus strain C57BL/6J chromosome 2, GRCm38.p6 C57BL/6J genome has a window encoding:
- the Olfr228 gene encoding olfactory receptor 228, with amino-acid sequence MKKQNFTMVTEFILVGITDCPELQAPLFGLFLIIYLITLVGNLGMIILTMVDSRLQTPMYFFLRHLATTDLGYSTAVGPKMLRNFLVEQNTISFYICAVQLTFFNMFIVSEFFILSAMSYDRYVAICKPLLYNVIMSQRVCWVLVAIPYIYSIFVALLISINIFSSSFCGHNIISHFYCDGLPLISLLCSYRKENEMITFILSIINLITSPLVILASYLLILRAILRMNSAEGRQKAFSTCGSHLTVVTVFYGTLIFMYVQPKSSDSLKTDKVASIFYALIIPMLNPLIYSLRNKDVKSALRKTGKTIQNIFS; translated from the coding sequence atgaaaaaacaaaacttcacaATGGTGACTGAATTCATTCTTGTGGGCATCACTGACTGCCCTGAGCTGCAGGCTCCATTGTTTGGACTGTTCCTCATCATTTATCTGATCACACTGGTGGGCAACTTGGGCATGATCATCCTTACCATGGTGGATTCCAGGCTACAAACACCCATGTACTTCTTTCTAAGACACCTCGCTACTACTGACCTTGGTTATTCAACAGCTGTGGGACCAAAAATGTTAAGAAATTTTCTTGTAGAACAAAATacaatatcattttatatttgtgCTGTCCAGTTAACTTTCTTCAATATGTTCATTGTTAGTGAATTTTTTATTCTGTCTGCAATGTCTTATGACCGCTATGTCGCCATTTGTAAACCACTCCTCTATAATGTCATTATGTCACAAAGAGTGTGTTGGGTTCTAGTGGCCATTCCTTACATTTACAGTATATTTGTTGCTCTCCTAATCagcataaatattttttcttcatccTTCTGTGGACACAATATTATCAGTCATTTCTATTGTGATGGTCTCCCCTTGATATCTCTGCTCTGCtcatatagaaaagaaaatgaaatgataacttttattttatcaatTATTAACTTGATTACTTCACCACTGGTCATTCTTGCTTCCTATCTGCTCATTCTCAGAGCTATTCTCAGGATGAACTCTGCTGAAGGCAGGCAGAAGGCTTTTTCTACCTGTGGGTCTCATCTGACAGTGGTCACTGTCTTCTATGGGACTttgatatttatgtatgtgcaacCTAAGTCCAGTGACTCCTTAAAAACTGACAAGGTGGCTTCTATCTTTTATGCCCTAATAATCCCCATGTTAAATCCCTTGATCTACAGCTTGAGGAATAAAGATGTAAAATCTGCTCTTAGAAAAACAGGGAAAACCATACAAAATATCTTCTCCTAG
- the Olfr1066 gene encoding olfactory receptor 1066 has protein sequence MEKYNLTMVTEFILVGITYHPEFQVPLFGLFLIIYLTSLFGNLGMIILTMVDSGLQTPMYFFLRHLATTDLGYSTAVGPKMLRNFLVDQNTISFNACDIQSSFFSMFIVCEFFILSALSYDCYVAICKPLLYTVIMSQKVCWILVTIPYLYSIIVSLIINIKIFTLSFCGYNVISHFYCDALPLLTLACSNTHEIEAIILIFSAFNLLSSLLIVIGSYLLILMAILRINSTEGKWKAFSTCGSHLTVVIVFYGTLICMYLQPTSTHSIDTGKGTSIFYTQVIPMLNPLIYSLRNKDVTDVLKKTKEKVYNLVS, from the coding sequence ATGGAGAAATATAATCTCACAATGGTGACTGAATTCATCCTGGTGGGCATCACTTACCACCCTGAGTTTCAGGTACCATTGTTTGGACTGTTCCTCATCATTTATCTGACCTCACTGTTTGGCAACTTGGGCATGATCATCCTTACCATGGTGGATTCCGGGCTGCAAACACCCATGTACTTCTTTCTCAGACACCTTGCTACTACTGATCTTGGTTATTCAACAGCTGTGGGACCAAAAATGTTGAGAAATTTTCTTGTAGATCAAAATACAATATCATTTAATGCCTGTGATATCCAATCATCTTTCTTTAGTATGTTCATTGTTTGtgaattttttattctttctgcatTGTCTTATGACTGTTATGTGGCCATCTGTAAACCACTCCTCTATACTGTCATCATGTCACAAAAAGTATGTTGGATACTAGTCACAATTCCCTATCTCTATAGTATAATTGTCTCACTTATAATTAACATAAAGATTTTCACTTTATCCTTTTGTGGCTACAATGTCATCAGTCATTTCTACTGTGATGCTCTCCCTTTGTTAACTTTGGCCTGCTCAAACACACATGAAATTGAGGCAATAATTTTAATCTTCTCAGCTTTTAATTTGCTTTCGTCTCTTCTTATAGTAATTGGGTCCTATCTACTTATCCTTATGGCAATTCTAAGGATTAACTCTACTGAGGGTAAATGGAAGGCTTTCTCTACGTGTGGGTCCCACCTGACAGTTGTCATCGTCTTTTATGGGACTTtgatatgtatgtatttgcaaCCTACATCCACTCACTCCATTGACACTGGTAAAGGGACTTCCATCTTTTACACCCAGGTTATCCCTATGTTGAACCCCTTAATATACAGCTTGAGGAACAAAGATGTGACAGAtgtccttaaaaaaacaaaggaaaaagtgTACAATCTTGTCTCATAG